Proteins found in one Maridesulfovibrio sp. genomic segment:
- a CDS encoding HigA family addiction module antitoxin, translating to MADFSPVHPGEILLEEFMEPLGLSRNKLAAALCVPAQRIGQVVKGQRSITIDTAMRLAKFFGTTPQFWLNIQQRYDLEVAKDDQLVTRIDREVRTCEELHLCA from the coding sequence ATGGCAGATTTTAGCCCAGTTCATCCCGGTGAAATTTTACTGGAAGAGTTCATGGAACCATTAGGACTAAGCCGCAACAAGCTTGCAGCGGCTCTTTGTGTCCCTGCACAGCGCATTGGACAGGTGGTGAAGGGACAAAGAAGCATCACAATTGATACCGCTATGCGGCTAGCTAAGTTTTTCGGAACAACTCCGCAATTTTGGCTTAATATTCAGCAGCGGTATGATCTTGAAGTCGCAAAGGATGATCAGCTTGTTACCCGCATTGATAGAGAAGTGCGGACTTGTGAAGAGCTTCATTTGTGCGCTTGA
- a CDS encoding type II toxin-antitoxin system RelE/ParE family toxin — protein sequence MIKSFKNRETEKLFKREYSRIIPNQLARAAYKKLIQIDSAHDLKDLKVPPGNRLELLQGNRAGQYSIRINNQYRICFVWETDHALQVEVTDYHN from the coding sequence ATGATTAAGTCATTTAAGAATCGTGAAACAGAAAAGTTGTTTAAACGCGAGTATTCACGGATTATCCCTAATCAACTAGCTAGAGCGGCTTATAAGAAATTAATTCAGATTGATTCAGCTCATGATCTTAAAGACTTAAAAGTTCCTCCGGGCAATCGGCTTGAACTTTTACAAGGCAATAGAGCAGGACAATATAGTATAAGAATTAATAATCAGTACCGAATCTGTTTTGTATGGGAAACGGACCACGCTTTACAGGTGGAAGTAACAGATTATCACAATTAG
- a CDS encoding Fic family protein, with product MPLHQHQDWPNFSWNAEKLISKLADVRHRQGVLLGNIGNLGFDLRNEAGLKTLTNDIVHSSAIEGELLNPEEVRSSIAQRLGIDIAGLKPAGRDVDGIVEMMLDATQRYAEPLTKDRLCDWHAALFPTGRSSIKRITVADWRPAEVGAMQVISSPMGREKVHFEAPHADRLEDEMARFLEWFEREDDTDPVLRAGIAHLWFVTIHPFEDGNGRIARTIADMALARADGAAERYYSMSTQIELKRKDYYSHLERQQRGTQEITKWLEWFLDCLKEALINAESTLSHVLHKASLWERISQQSPINGRQRSVLERMLDENFKGYMNSSKYAKLAKCSTDTALRDIKDLKERGILVQNPGGGRSTSYRLS from the coding sequence ATGCCCCTCCATCAACATCAAGACTGGCCGAACTTCTCATGGAACGCTGAAAAACTCATTTCCAAACTGGCAGACGTGCGCCATCGGCAGGGCGTGCTGCTGGGTAATATCGGGAATCTGGGCTTTGACCTGAGAAATGAGGCGGGCCTGAAGACTCTCACCAATGACATCGTTCATTCATCAGCCATAGAAGGGGAACTCCTCAATCCTGAGGAGGTACGGTCCTCTATTGCCCAGCGTTTGGGAATAGACATTGCCGGACTGAAACCGGCAGGGCGTGATGTGGACGGCATAGTTGAAATGATGCTTGACGCTACACAGCGATATGCGGAGCCTTTGACCAAAGATCGGCTCTGCGACTGGCACGCGGCTCTATTCCCGACCGGACGCAGCAGCATAAAGCGTATTACCGTTGCAGACTGGCGGCCTGCGGAGGTTGGAGCCATGCAGGTAATCTCAAGTCCAATGGGACGAGAGAAAGTCCATTTTGAAGCACCGCATGCTGATCGGCTTGAAGATGAGATGGCTAGATTTCTGGAATGGTTCGAGCGCGAAGATGATACTGATCCGGTTTTGCGGGCCGGAATAGCTCACCTGTGGTTTGTTACCATTCACCCCTTTGAAGACGGTAACGGGCGTATTGCGCGTACCATCGCGGATATGGCCTTGGCCCGTGCTGATGGGGCAGCGGAGAGGTATTACAGCATGTCCACTCAGATTGAGCTGAAGCGCAAGGATTACTATTCCCATCTGGAGCGGCAGCAGCGCGGCACTCAGGAAATCACCAAATGGCTGGAATGGTTTCTGGATTGCCTTAAAGAAGCCCTGATCAATGCCGAATCCACGCTGAGCCATGTACTCCATAAAGCCAGCCTGTGGGAACGGATCTCCCAGCAGTCGCCGATTAATGGCCGGCAGCGGTCAGTGCTTGAGCGTATGCTCGATGAAAACTTCAAAGGCTACATGAACTCATCCAAATACGCCAAGCTGGCCAAGTGCTCCACAGATACCGCCCTGCGTGACATCAAGGATTTGAAGGAGCGCGGAATACTGGTCCAGAACCCCGGCGGGGGGCGGAGTACCAGTTATCGGTTGAGTTAA